Proteins encoded within one genomic window of Amycolatopsis sp. 2-15:
- a CDS encoding MBL fold metallo-hydrolase, translated as MFDSSGPASALVPVDEVRITTLVDNVYDGLLEDGPFTTRETFGRAGEAAPQFEGGRTEVGLLGEHGFSSLVAVRRGAAEATLLFDTGLSPSAMITNADRLGTDLHAVEGVVLSHGHFDHTGGLAGLAGRLGRERLPVLAHPEVWTKRRLVVPGREVFELPTLSKTALAGEGFDVIERREPTLLADGRVLITGEVARTTEFERGMPPSHQAWLDGDWRHDPAVIDDQALVVHLRGQGLVVLTGCGHAGVLNIVKQAQRLTGVDRLHALVGGLHLGGRAFEATIDPTVAALAELSPALLAPGHCTGWRAQHALASAFPDAWVPSSSGSVHRLVAA; from the coding sequence ATGTTCGACAGCTCCGGCCCGGCTTCCGCACTGGTACCGGTGGACGAGGTCCGCATCACCACGCTCGTGGACAACGTCTACGACGGCCTGCTGGAAGACGGCCCGTTCACCACCCGGGAAACCTTCGGGCGCGCCGGCGAGGCCGCCCCGCAGTTCGAAGGTGGCCGCACCGAGGTCGGCCTGCTCGGCGAGCACGGGTTTTCGTCGCTGGTCGCGGTGCGGCGCGGCGCGGCGGAAGCCACGCTGCTGTTCGACACCGGGCTGTCTCCGTCGGCGATGATCACCAACGCCGATCGGCTCGGCACCGACCTGCACGCGGTCGAAGGTGTGGTGCTCAGCCACGGCCACTTCGACCACACCGGCGGCCTGGCGGGCCTCGCCGGCCGCCTCGGCCGTGAGCGGCTGCCGGTCCTCGCGCATCCCGAGGTCTGGACCAAGCGCCGACTGGTGGTGCCGGGGCGCGAGGTCTTCGAGCTCCCGACACTGAGCAAGACGGCGCTGGCCGGCGAGGGTTTCGACGTGATCGAGCGGCGCGAGCCGACGCTCCTGGCCGACGGCCGGGTGCTGATCACCGGCGAGGTCGCGCGGACGACGGAGTTCGAACGCGGCATGCCGCCGTCGCACCAGGCCTGGCTCGACGGCGACTGGCGGCACGATCCGGCCGTGATCGACGATCAGGCCCTCGTGGTTCACCTGCGCGGCCAGGGCCTGGTCGTCCTGACCGGCTGTGGCCACGCCGGGGTGCTCAACATCGTGAAGCAGGCCCAGCGGCTCACCGGAGTGGACCGTCTGCACGCTCTGGTCGGTGGCCTGCACCTGGGCGGTCGCGCGTTCGAGGCGACCATCGATCCCACGGTGGCCGCGCTGGCCGAGCTCTCGCCGGCGCTGCTCGCGCCCGGCCACTGCACCGGCTGGCGCGCCCAGCACGCGCTGGCCTCGGCGTTTCCGGACGCCTGGGTGCCGAGCAGCAGTGGTTCGGTCCACCGGCTGGTCGCGGCCTGA
- a CDS encoding carboxymuconolactone decarboxylase family protein, whose amino-acid sequence MAYHEPADMKYMAKLKKFAPGEFKKFMDYQDVVSREDGAIPRRYREIIAIAVALTTQCAYCLDVHTAAAREQGMTSEELAEAVLIAGAVRGGGAVAHGLLAMKLFEDSSAGHSHATA is encoded by the coding sequence ATGGCTTACCACGAACCCGCCGACATGAAATACATGGCGAAACTGAAGAAATTCGCGCCCGGTGAATTCAAGAAATTCATGGACTACCAGGATGTGGTGTCCCGGGAAGACGGTGCGATCCCGCGCCGGTACCGTGAAATCATCGCGATCGCCGTCGCGTTGACCACCCAATGCGCCTATTGCCTCGACGTGCACACGGCGGCGGCGCGTGAGCAGGGCATGACGTCGGAGGAGCTCGCGGAGGCCGTGCTGATCGCCGGCGCCGTGCGCGGCGGCGGCGCGGTCGCGCACGGGCTCCTGGCCATGAAACTGTTCGAAGACTCCTCCGCGGGCCACTCGCACGCCACGGCGTGA
- a CDS encoding LLM class flavin-dependent oxidoreductase, which yields MDVSCAFPTALDSPDHIALAERLGYHRAWVYDTPQQSPDVWMTLALAADRTERINLGPGVLVPSLRHPMVNAAATATLAALAPGRVAVAFGTGFSGRRAMGYGAVRWAFMESYLRAYRGLLRGETVEWEGARMRMLHPDGHAPARPVDVPILVGALGPKGNKVASELGDGLFATLQTPEFMKDYPWVAFLEWGTVLDEGEPTDSTHARSAAGPGWALSFHGAYEFGGPDAVRALPGGVEWLEVVEKTPEEHRHLTIHSGHCVDLNEADGAAWHAGGNSTLREVTLSGTRAEVRRKIDDYASRGVTEIVFQPCGPDVERELERFLDAAAG from the coding sequence GTGGACGTGTCCTGCGCGTTCCCCACCGCCCTGGACTCTCCGGACCACATCGCACTCGCCGAGCGACTCGGCTACCACCGGGCCTGGGTGTACGACACACCCCAGCAAAGCCCCGACGTGTGGATGACCCTCGCCCTCGCCGCCGACCGCACCGAGCGCATCAATCTCGGCCCGGGCGTGCTCGTGCCCAGCCTGCGCCACCCCATGGTCAACGCCGCCGCCACGGCAACCCTCGCCGCGCTCGCCCCCGGCCGTGTGGCGGTCGCGTTCGGCACCGGGTTCTCCGGCCGCCGCGCGATGGGCTACGGCGCTGTGCGCTGGGCGTTCATGGAGTCCTACCTCCGCGCGTACCGCGGGCTGCTGCGCGGCGAAACCGTGGAGTGGGAAGGCGCGCGGATGCGGATGCTGCACCCCGACGGCCACGCTCCGGCGCGGCCCGTCGACGTGCCGATCCTGGTCGGCGCGCTCGGCCCCAAGGGCAACAAGGTCGCGAGCGAGCTCGGCGACGGACTGTTCGCCACGCTGCAGACGCCCGAGTTCATGAAGGACTACCCCTGGGTCGCCTTCCTCGAATGGGGCACCGTGCTCGACGAAGGTGAGCCCACCGACTCCACCCACGCGCGCTCGGCCGCCGGCCCGGGCTGGGCGCTGTCGTTCCACGGCGCCTACGAGTTCGGCGGCCCCGACGCGGTGCGCGCCCTGCCCGGCGGGGTGGAATGGCTCGAGGTGGTGGAAAAAACACCGGAGGAACACCGGCACCTCACCATCCACTCGGGACATTGCGTCGACCTCAACGAGGCCGACGGCGCCGCCTGGCACGCCGGCGGCAACTCCACGCTGCGCGAGGTGACGCTGAGCGGAACCCGCGCCGAGGTCCGCCGCAAGATCGACGACTACGCCTCGCGCGGCGTCACCGAGATCGTCTTCCAGCCGTGCGGGCCAGACGTCGAGCGCGAGCTCGAGCGTTTCCTCGACGCCGCCGCCGGCTGA
- a CDS encoding glycosyltransferase 87 family protein, with protein sequence MLKQLFDEAAARRGAVVALVVAAVVFVAGVLAIVCTLWPVDLEVYRLGAQALAHGRDLYGPLPPTRSGMTLPFIYPPFAAILFLVPAAVPTPVAAILILAISLTALGATVYVVVRPRAGRRTAVLAAVVVGAASLAFEPVRETLWFGQINLVLMALVVIDCLGPKTRLPRGMLVGLAAAVKITPAGFLLFFFLKKDFRALGTALGTFVAAGAVGFVVAPRASAAYWFGGGLTGASGMSGSIFATNQTIQGAVHRFGLPATPTLVLVAAGTLAALLLAAAAMRRADEPVAFLLNAAAVLVCSPISWSHHWVWIVPATIVLAARATTGRAMAGLAAVIAIFVIAPHSLLPNNDFRELSWGPLDHVIGNSYLLLALGFLGWQFATRHRRALTPPLLP encoded by the coding sequence GTGCTGAAACAGCTGTTCGACGAGGCGGCCGCGCGCCGGGGCGCGGTGGTGGCGTTGGTGGTGGCGGCGGTCGTCTTCGTGGCGGGCGTGCTCGCGATCGTGTGCACGCTGTGGCCGGTGGACCTGGAGGTCTACCGCCTCGGCGCGCAGGCGCTGGCGCACGGCCGCGACCTCTACGGCCCGCTGCCGCCGACGCGGTCGGGCATGACGTTGCCGTTCATCTACCCGCCGTTCGCGGCGATCCTGTTCCTGGTGCCGGCCGCGGTGCCCACGCCGGTCGCGGCCATCCTGATCCTGGCGATTTCGCTGACCGCCCTGGGTGCCACGGTTTACGTCGTCGTGCGGCCGCGCGCCGGAAGGCGGACGGCGGTGCTGGCCGCGGTCGTGGTCGGGGCGGCGTCGCTGGCGTTCGAGCCGGTGCGCGAGACGCTGTGGTTCGGGCAGATCAACCTGGTGCTCATGGCGCTGGTCGTGATCGACTGCCTGGGGCCGAAAACCCGCCTGCCGCGCGGGATGCTGGTGGGCCTGGCCGCCGCCGTGAAGATCACACCGGCCGGGTTTCTGCTGTTTTTCTTCCTGAAGAAGGACTTCCGCGCGCTCGGCACCGCGCTCGGCACGTTCGTCGCCGCGGGCGCGGTCGGTTTTGTGGTGGCCCCCCGGGCTTCCGCGGCCTATTGGTTCGGCGGCGGGCTGACCGGCGCGTCGGGCATGAGCGGCTCGATCTTCGCCACCAACCAGACCATCCAGGGCGCCGTCCACCGCTTCGGCCTCCCCGCGACGCCCACGCTCGTCCTGGTCGCCGCGGGAACCCTGGCCGCGCTGCTCCTCGCCGCAGCGGCCATGCGCCGGGCCGACGAACCGGTCGCCTTCCTCCTCAACGCCGCCGCGGTTCTCGTGTGCTCACCCATTTCGTGGTCGCACCACTGGGTCTGGATCGTCCCCGCGACGATCGTCCTGGCCGCCCGCGCCACGACCGGCCGCGCGATGGCCGGTTTGGCGGCCGTGATCGCGATCTTCGTCATCGCGCCGCATTCGCTGTTGCCCAACAACGACTTCCGCGAGCTGTCCTGGGGACCGCTGGACCACGTGATCGGCAACAGCTACCTGTTGCTGGCACTGGGTTTCCTCGGTTGGCAGTTCGCCACGCGCCACCGCCGCGCGCTCACCCCGCCGCTGCTGCCGTAA
- a CDS encoding TetR/AcrR family transcriptional regulator — translation MSAQRSALPDLADDSPGLWDAGFGKAARALLTGGVRCFAAQGFHATTTRDITAAAGLSPAALYVHFSSKEEVLFEITRAGHKSSLDALNRVPPGTDPAEHLRALVAAFVSWHARHHVAARVSQYELGALTPAHYDVIVGLRRRSTAVFHDALTHGTAAGAFPEADAHRVVRAILSLGVDLVRWYRLDGADSPEELGEYYADLALGMVSAAESRRRR, via the coding sequence ATGAGCGCCCAGCGATCCGCGCTCCCCGACCTGGCGGACGACTCGCCCGGCCTCTGGGACGCCGGCTTCGGCAAAGCCGCGCGCGCCCTGCTCACCGGTGGCGTGCGCTGCTTCGCCGCCCAGGGTTTCCACGCCACCACGACCAGGGACATCACCGCCGCGGCCGGCCTCTCGCCCGCCGCGCTGTACGTGCACTTCAGCTCCAAGGAGGAAGTGCTCTTCGAGATCACCCGCGCCGGGCACAAAAGTTCACTCGACGCGCTGAACCGGGTCCCGCCCGGCACCGACCCCGCGGAGCACCTGCGCGCCCTCGTCGCCGCCTTCGTCTCGTGGCACGCCCGCCACCACGTCGCCGCGCGCGTCAGCCAGTACGAACTGGGCGCCCTGACCCCTGCGCACTACGACGTGATCGTCGGCCTGCGCCGCCGGTCGACCGCGGTTTTCCACGACGCCCTCACACACGGCACCGCGGCCGGTGCCTTCCCGGAGGCCGACGCGCACCGGGTCGTGCGTGCGATCCTGTCGCTGGGCGTCGACCTGGTGCGCTGGTACCGGCTGGACGGGGCGGATTCGCCTGAGGAATTGGGGGAGTACTACGCGGATCTGGCGCTGGGGATGGTGTCGGCGGCCGAGTCGCGCCGACGCCGCTGA
- a CDS encoding flavin reductase family protein, translating to MHRLTRDAAELARLFGSRSGFDADKFSLCAGHSGPRGVPLLDGCPAWFAGEMLSRHDTGDHVGYLLSPFAAAPGGGRQLGFQDVRDLPPGTEA from the coding sequence GTGCACCGGCTGACCCGGGACGCGGCGGAGCTCGCCCGCCTGTTCGGTTCGCGCAGTGGCTTCGACGCCGACAAGTTCTCCTTGTGCGCCGGGCATTCCGGGCCGCGCGGTGTGCCGTTGCTCGACGGTTGCCCGGCCTGGTTCGCCGGTGAAATGCTGTCGCGCCACGACACGGGGGACCACGTCGGCTACCTGCTGAGCCCGTTCGCCGCCGCGCCGGGTGGCGGCCGGCAGCTCGGGTTTCAGGATGTGCGGGACTTACCACCGGGCACCGAAGCCTGA
- a CDS encoding LysR family transcriptional regulator, with amino-acid sequence MDLRQLRYFVAVGEELSFARAATRLRMSQPPLSQRIQELERELGCSLLDRSVRPIRLTDSGRILLDEARDILERVDRAAARTRSAGQSRIVTIGVVSEAVAGFVTGLSGHFRETVKARYPHLSLRVRVQGIASPAAGLHTGQADIAITRLPFDTRGIATHTLGEEPLVAALRSDDRLAHRTEIDPGELSDHLWCRLPRDADPLWREYWLGNPSASGADRQGPVVHSLAEYIQCVAWEGAVGVLPHSVARLYPAAGVSFVPLAGQPDNHLVLAWPVDRADKVILDLAEAIASATAAHGSQFFAPLPRD; translated from the coding sequence GTGGACCTGAGGCAGCTGCGGTACTTCGTCGCGGTGGGCGAGGAGCTCAGTTTCGCGCGGGCGGCCACGCGGCTGCGGATGTCGCAGCCTCCGCTGAGCCAGCGCATCCAGGAGCTCGAACGGGAACTCGGCTGTTCGTTGCTGGATCGATCGGTGCGCCCGATTCGGCTCACCGATTCCGGTCGTATTCTGCTCGACGAAGCGCGCGATATCCTGGAACGAGTGGACCGAGCCGCGGCGCGCACCCGTTCCGCGGGGCAGAGCCGAATTGTCACGATCGGCGTCGTTTCGGAGGCCGTGGCCGGTTTCGTCACGGGCCTCAGCGGGCATTTTCGCGAGACGGTGAAGGCCCGCTACCCCCACTTGTCCCTGCGCGTGCGGGTGCAGGGGATCGCCAGCCCGGCCGCGGGCCTGCACACCGGCCAAGCCGACATCGCCATCACGCGCTTGCCGTTCGACACCCGCGGCATCGCGACCCACACCCTGGGCGAGGAACCACTGGTCGCCGCACTGCGCTCCGACGACCGGCTCGCGCACCGCACCGAAATCGACCCCGGCGAGCTGAGCGACCACCTGTGGTGCCGGCTTCCCCGCGACGCCGACCCGCTGTGGCGCGAGTACTGGCTCGGTAACCCCAGCGCGTCCGGCGCCGACCGGCAGGGGCCGGTGGTCCATTCGCTCGCCGAGTACATCCAGTGCGTGGCCTGGGAAGGCGCGGTCGGCGTGCTGCCCCACAGCGTCGCCCGGCTGTACCCGGCGGCCGGGGTGAGTTTCGTGCCGCTGGCCGGACAGCCGGACAACCACCTGGTCCTGGCGTGGCCGGTCGACCGGGCCGACAAGGTGATCCTCGACCTCGCGGAGGCCATCGCGTCCGCCACCGCGGCCCACGGTTCGCAGTTTTTCGCACCGCTGCCCCGCGACTGA